One genomic region from Pseudomonadota bacterium encodes:
- a CDS encoding DEAD/DEAH box helicase, which yields MIFEDLGLGPDVLKAVTDAGYRVPTAIQEKAIPVALQGRDLLGCAQTGTGKTAAFVLPMIDILAGSRAKARMPRALILSPTRELAQQTFENFEIYARNAELDAALLIGGTSMRDQEKVLESDIDVLIATPGRLLDLIERGQILMRGVKFLVIDEADRMLDMGFIPDVERIVGFLPPLRQTLMFSATMPKEIRKLADKFLHNPKEITVAPPASPAEMVEQSLVRVANARDKGKALRKLLEGEAVGNAMIFCNRKRDVDSLTRSLRRFGFDVVRMQGDMDQRSREAALNAFKSGEAKFLVCTDVAGRGIDIFGLSHVFCYDIPVNAEDYVHRIGRTGRAGHRGRAYVFATPEDSKGLAAITRLIRRDIEEVTVDGKAPDQTAAPTEVEAAENDEAPKAESKGRRRKSAAQKDDKAKKASKASDKKAATTSDDDEPAKPEPRRRRKKDNDEEKVPFGKGDHVPAFLMRSIVIDDDSKDARSA from the coding sequence ATGATATTTGAAGATTTGGGCTTAGGCCCCGACGTGCTGAAAGCCGTCACCGACGCGGGCTATCGCGTCCCCACAGCCATCCAAGAGAAAGCGATCCCCGTCGCGTTGCAGGGTCGCGACCTGTTGGGCTGTGCGCAGACCGGCACCGGCAAAACGGCCGCCTTCGTGTTGCCGATGATCGACATCCTCGCCGGCAGCAGGGCCAAGGCGCGTATGCCGCGCGCGCTGATCCTGTCGCCGACGCGCGAACTGGCCCAGCAGACCTTCGAGAACTTCGAGATTTACGCGAGGAACGCCGAGCTGGACGCCGCGCTTCTGATCGGCGGCACCTCGATGCGGGATCAGGAAAAGGTTCTGGAATCCGATATCGACGTCCTGATCGCGACGCCCGGGCGCCTGCTCGATCTGATCGAACGCGGCCAGATCCTGATGCGCGGCGTGAAATTCCTGGTGATCGACGAAGCCGACCGCATGCTCGACATGGGTTTCATTCCCGACGTCGAGCGTATTGTCGGTTTCCTGCCGCCGCTGCGCCAGACGCTGATGTTCTCGGCAACCATGCCGAAGGAGATCCGCAAGCTCGCCGACAAGTTCCTGCACAACCCCAAAGAAATCACCGTCGCGCCGCCCGCTTCGCCTGCAGAGATGGTCGAGCAGTCGCTGGTGCGGGTCGCCAATGCCCGCGACAAGGGCAAGGCGCTGCGCAAGCTGCTGGAAGGCGAAGCCGTCGGCAATGCGATGATCTTCTGCAACCGCAAGCGGGACGTCGACAGCCTGACCCGTTCGCTGCGCCGCTTCGGTTTCGACGTCGTGCGCATGCAGGGTGATATGGACCAGCGCTCGCGCGAGGCCGCGCTGAACGCGTTCAAGAGTGGCGAAGCAAAGTTCCTGGTCTGCACCGACGTCGCCGGACGCGGCATCGACATCTTCGGGCTGAGCCATGTCTTCTGTTACGACATTCCGGTGAACGCGGAGGATTACGTCCACCGCATCGGGCGTACCGGCCGCGCCGGTCATCGTGGCCGCGCCTATGTCTTCGCGACGCCGGAAGACAGCAAGGGATTGGCGGCGATCACACGCCTGATCCGCCGTGATATCGAAGAAGTGACGGTGGACGGCAAAGCGCCCGACCAAACCGCCGCTCCCACTGAGGTCGAAGCCGCGGAGAACGACGAAGCGCCAAAGGCCGAGAGCAAGGGACGACGCAGAAAGTCGGCAGCCCAGAAAGACGACAAGGCCAAGAAGGCGAGCAAGGCCTCCGACAAAAAAGCCGCCACGACAAGCGATGACGACGAACCGGCCAAGCCGGAGCCACGGCGTCGCCGCAAGAAAGACAACGACGAAGAAAAAGTGCCATTCGGCAAGGGCGACCATGTGCCCGCCTTCTTGATGCGCTCCATCGTCATCGACGACGACAGCAAGGACGCACGCTCAGCCTGA
- a CDS encoding C-terminal binding protein, translated as MHVLVPDAKIADAALFTDPQGRLTFDVQKVNDLSEVSDEALAACDAFCMFSVIPLGPDILDKLTRCRLIVRAGVGYDNVDMAAASDRGIAVANVPDYGINEVADHALALMMTFTRSISRSNRLLRADPETGWGWQPAIFNRRTYRRTGGVVGLGRIGSAMARRMQGLGMQVIAYDPYLPSGMELALNVERIASFEAFLAGTDIISIHVPLTDETQGMIGRDAIAAMRPDTVLINTSRGPVVDFDALYDGMKDGPVGCAGLDVMPVEPLDTEHPLIKAWLAGEAWLEDRLVMTPHAAFFSPNSIDDMRTKAIDLISDYLGGGPLRNCVNGELLAPADRR; from the coding sequence ATGCACGTTCTGGTGCCCGACGCAAAGATCGCCGACGCCGCTTTGTTCACTGACCCGCAAGGGCGATTAACCTTTGATGTTCAAAAGGTTAACGACCTCAGCGAGGTGTCGGACGAGGCGCTCGCGGCCTGTGACGCCTTCTGTATGTTCAGCGTCATACCACTGGGCCCCGATATCCTGGACAAGCTGACCAGATGCCGACTGATCGTCCGGGCCGGAGTCGGTTACGACAACGTCGACATGGCGGCGGCGAGCGACCGTGGCATTGCCGTCGCTAATGTGCCCGACTACGGCATCAACGAAGTCGCCGACCACGCGCTGGCGTTGATGATGACGTTCACCCGCAGCATCAGCCGGTCCAACCGGCTTCTGCGTGCCGATCCCGAAACCGGCTGGGGCTGGCAGCCCGCCATTTTCAACCGCCGGACCTATCGCCGTACCGGCGGCGTTGTCGGGCTGGGCCGCATCGGCAGCGCCATGGCGCGGCGCATGCAGGGGCTCGGCATGCAGGTCATAGCCTATGACCCCTATCTGCCGAGTGGCATGGAGCTGGCGCTCAACGTCGAACGGATCGCTAGCTTCGAGGCGTTTCTGGCCGGCACCGATATCATCAGCATCCACGTGCCGCTGACCGACGAGACCCAAGGCATGATCGGCCGCGACGCCATTGCCGCCATGCGGCCGGACACCGTCCTGATCAACACGTCACGGGGGCCGGTGGTCGATTTTGACGCGCTCTATGACGGCATGAAGGACGGTCCGGTCGGCTGTGCGGGCCTGGACGTCATGCCGGTCGAACCCCTCGATACCGAGCACCCGCTGATCAAGGCATGGCTTGCCGGCGAGGCTTGGCTGGAAGACCGTCTTGTCATGACACCTCACGCCGCCTTCTTCAGCCCCAACAGCATCGATGACATGCGCACCAAGGCGATCGACCTAATCTCGGACTATCTGGGCGGCGGGCCACTGCGCAACTGCGTCAACGGCGAGCTCTTGGCACCGGCGGACCGGCGCTAG
- the parE gene encoding DNA topoisomerase IV subunit B, producing MNDLFADQKTAKKSSYTAKDIEVLEGLEPVRRRPAMYIGGTDEGGLHHLFAEVLDNAMDEAVAGHANRIEVDLAADGVITVKDNGRGIPTDPHPKNKKLSALEVIMTTLHAGGKFSGKVYATSGGLHGVGVSVVNALSDALTVEVARDKKLWRQTYKRGKPTTKLKKVGAASNRRGTVISFHPDPEVFGEKTTFRPDRLFRMSRSKAYLHRGVEIRWSCAKSLITGKDETPAEAVFHFPGGLGDFLTAVVGERKTATPKPFLGQASLGDEVGRVEWAVAWPLDGEAYTSTYCNTVPTPEGGTHENGFRNAMTKAMRAYGLLTGNKKADKLNADDVAGDAVVLFSAFIREPQFQGQTKEKLVNPEVTRLVEQAVRDHVDHYLTGDPEGANALLEFALDRMDERQRRKAEKDVKRKQPTRKLRLPGKLADCSRSGRDGTELFLVEGDSAGGSAKQARNRETQAILPLRGKILNVASASADKKRANQEIQDLLQALGCGTGEKYREDDLRYERVVIMTDADVDGAHIASLLMTFFFREIPGLIDDGHLFLAVPPLYRLSRGGDVAYARDDAHREELMATQFSGNGKVEISRFKGLGEMPVRQLKETTMDPATRILLQVVVEDSDQKKTARQVESLMGRKPELRLKFIQENADQAVDLDI from the coding sequence ATGAACGATCTTTTCGCCGACCAGAAGACCGCCAAAAAATCGAGCTACACCGCCAAGGATATCGAGGTCCTGGAGGGGCTGGAGCCGGTCCGCCGGCGCCCCGCCATGTACATCGGCGGCACCGATGAAGGCGGCCTGCATCACCTGTTCGCGGAAGTCCTGGATAACGCCATGGACGAGGCGGTCGCCGGCCACGCCAATCGGATCGAGGTGGATCTGGCCGCCGACGGCGTCATCACGGTGAAGGACAACGGCCGGGGCATCCCGACCGACCCGCACCCGAAGAACAAGAAGCTCTCGGCGCTGGAGGTCATCATGACCACGCTGCACGCCGGCGGTAAGTTCTCCGGCAAGGTCTATGCGACCTCCGGCGGCCTGCACGGCGTCGGCGTTTCGGTCGTGAACGCGCTGTCGGATGCCCTGACGGTCGAGGTCGCCCGCGACAAGAAGCTGTGGCGTCAGACCTATAAACGCGGCAAGCCGACGACGAAGCTGAAGAAGGTCGGCGCCGCATCGAACCGCCGTGGCACCGTGATCAGCTTCCATCCGGACCCCGAGGTCTTCGGCGAGAAGACGACATTCCGGCCTGATCGCCTGTTCCGCATGTCGCGGTCGAAAGCCTACCTGCATCGCGGCGTCGAGATCCGCTGGTCGTGCGCCAAGAGCCTGATCACGGGCAAGGACGAGACGCCGGCGGAAGCCGTCTTCCACTTCCCCGGCGGCCTCGGCGACTTCCTGACCGCCGTCGTCGGCGAACGCAAGACGGCAACGCCCAAACCGTTCCTGGGTCAGGCGTCGCTCGGCGACGAGGTCGGCCGCGTCGAATGGGCGGTCGCGTGGCCGCTGGACGGCGAGGCCTATACGTCGACCTATTGCAACACCGTGCCCACACCCGAAGGCGGCACCCACGAAAACGGTTTCCGCAACGCCATGACCAAGGCGATGCGTGCCTATGGCCTTTTGACCGGCAACAAGAAGGCCGACAAGCTGAACGCCGACGATGTCGCCGGCGACGCGGTTGTGCTGTTCTCGGCCTTTATCCGCGAGCCTCAATTCCAGGGCCAGACCAAGGAGAAGCTGGTTAACCCGGAAGTGACGAGGCTGGTCGAACAAGCGGTGCGCGACCATGTCGACCACTATCTGACCGGCGATCCGGAAGGTGCCAATGCGCTGCTTGAGTTCGCGCTGGACCGCATGGACGAGCGCCAGCGACGCAAGGCGGAAAAGGATGTCAAACGCAAGCAGCCGACCCGCAAGCTGCGCCTGCCGGGCAAGCTCGCCGATTGCTCGCGGTCGGGCCGCGACGGCACCGAACTGTTCCTTGTCGAGGGCGATTCCGCCGGTGGTTCGGCCAAACAGGCGCGCAACCGAGAGACCCAGGCCATCCTGCCGCTACGCGGCAAGATCCTGAACGTGGCGAGTGCGTCGGCCGACAAGAAGCGCGCCAATCAGGAGATCCAGGATCTCCTACAGGCGCTGGGTTGCGGCACCGGCGAGAAGTACCGCGAGGACGATCTGCGCTACGAGCGGGTCGTCATCATGACCGACGCCGATGTCGACGGCGCCCATATCGCGTCGCTTCTGATGACCTTCTTCTTCCGTGAGATTCCCGGCCTGATCGACGACGGCCACCTGTTTCTCGCCGTGCCCCCGCTCTATCGGCTGTCGCGCGGCGGCGATGTCGCCTATGCCCGCGACGACGCCCACCGCGAGGAACTGATGGCGACGCAATTCAGCGGCAACGGCAAGGTCGAGATCAGTCGCTTCAAGGGGCTCGGCGAAATGCCGGTGCGCCAGTTGAAGGAAACGACCATGGACCCGGCGACCCGCATCCTGCTGCAGGTTGTCGTCGAAGACAGCGACCAGAAGAAGACCGCGCGTCAGGTCGAAAGCCTGATGGGCCGCAAACCGGAATTGCGCTTGAAGTTCATTCAGGAGAACGCCGACCAGGCGGTCGACCTGGATATCTAG
- a CDS encoding aldolase/citrate lyase family protein, translating into MAQGSRIRDRLNAGERLVGGWITMASPIGAEIMGLAGFDMLMIDQEHGPGDSLTAIQLQQAIAAGGSTPAFMRVFDSDTQLIKRALDTGIDGLMVPMVESAEEASRVVAACRFPLDGVRGVAPGNVRAARYGFDKDGFMAARGGDVFVMCQVETAATVANLKDIGKVDGVDMLFIGRNDLASSIGHLTDPNCPEALELRQEAERLIKESGRKLGGIPGPGDDAQAMFDRGYDLVIAIADHAILRDGAVACVTSLKG; encoded by the coding sequence ATGGCGCAGGGCAGCAGGATTCGCGACCGTCTTAACGCCGGCGAACGCCTCGTCGGCGGCTGGATCACCATGGCCAGCCCCATCGGGGCCGAGATCATGGGGCTCGCCGGCTTCGACATGCTGATGATCGATCAGGAGCATGGCCCCGGCGACAGCCTTACCGCTATCCAATTGCAGCAGGCGATCGCCGCGGGCGGTTCGACACCGGCCTTCATGCGCGTTTTTGACAGCGACACGCAGCTCATCAAACGCGCGCTCGACACCGGCATCGACGGACTGATGGTGCCGATGGTCGAAAGCGCCGAGGAGGCGTCGCGGGTTGTCGCCGCCTGCCGCTTCCCACTCGATGGCGTGCGCGGTGTCGCGCCGGGCAACGTGCGCGCCGCCAGGTACGGTTTCGACAAGGACGGTTTCATGGCCGCGCGTGGCGGCGACGTTTTCGTCATGTGCCAGGTCGAAACGGCGGCGACCGTCGCGAACCTCAAAGACATCGGCAAGGTCGACGGCGTCGACATGCTGTTTATCGGCCGTAACGATCTTGCCTCCAGCATCGGTCACCTTACCGATCCCAACTGCCCGGAAGCCTTGGAGCTGCGCCAGGAAGCCGAGCGGCTGATCAAGGAGTCCGGACGCAAGCTGGGCGGCATTCCCGGACCCGGCGACGACGCGCAAGCCATGTTCGACCGCGGCTACGATCTGGTCATCGCGATCGCCGACCACGCAATCCTGCGCGACGGCGCGGTCGCCTGTGTCACATCACTGAAAGGCTGA
- a CDS encoding hydrolase — protein sequence MLLDQTRSALLIIDVQDRLMPAMADRDDVVANIVILMRAAHRMAVPILLSRQYPKGLGDVVEPVRDAAGDALVYDKLAFSCFADESLRHAMRDMGRDQFVVAGVEAHVCVLQSAADLISEGYQTAVVADAVSSRRAASKQTALARLAQHNADIVTAEMVLFEWLREAGGEAFKELSALIR from the coding sequence ATGCTCCTCGATCAGACCCGCAGCGCGCTGCTGATTATCGATGTCCAGGACCGGTTGATGCCGGCCATGGCGGACCGCGACGACGTGGTCGCCAATATTGTCATCCTGATGCGTGCGGCCCACCGCATGGCCGTGCCCATCCTTCTGTCACGGCAGTACCCCAAGGGCCTGGGCGACGTGGTGGAGCCTGTTCGCGATGCCGCGGGCGATGCGCTGGTCTATGACAAACTGGCGTTTTCCTGTTTTGCCGACGAGAGCCTTCGCCATGCGATGCGCGACATGGGCCGCGACCAGTTCGTGGTAGCCGGCGTTGAGGCGCATGTTTGCGTGCTGCAGAGCGCGGCCGATCTGATCAGCGAGGGTTATCAGACAGCGGTGGTCGCGGACGCGGTCTCCAGCCGCCGCGCGGCCAGCAAGCAGACGGCGCTGGCACGGCTGGCCCAACACAACGCCGATATCGTCACCGCCGAAATGGTGCTGTTCGAGTGGCTGCGCGAAGCCGGCGGCGAGGCCTTCAAGGAGCTGAGCGCGCTGATCCGCTGA
- a CDS encoding NAD(P)-dependent oxidoreductase: MDDQTPILVTGAAGCIGAWTVAHLVRAERPVVAFDRSSDRRRLYLALSRDEADAVPWETGDITEAGVIDRLVTRHAIGGLVHLAALQIPFCQADPVAGAMVNVAGTVAVFETVRRHGLNHFVYASSVAAQSRPGFDGPNTLYGVYKLADEGIGRIYWQDWEVPSIGIRPHTVFGPGRDQGFTSAPTKAMLAAAAGQSFAMPYNGVLRMQHVHEVAAAVVRCVDHAPQGAFVGDLEGEAASVVEIVAAVRDVMPGAQITVPDEAASFATDQSDADLRAIVGDWPRVSLRDGTRMTIEAFQDLLARGLIAPQPD, encoded by the coding sequence ATGGACGATCAAACACCAATCCTGGTGACAGGCGCCGCCGGCTGTATCGGCGCCTGGACCGTTGCCCACCTGGTGCGGGCAGAACGCCCGGTCGTGGCGTTCGATAGATCCTCAGATCGCAGACGACTCTATCTGGCCCTGTCCCGAGACGAGGCCGACGCGGTTCCCTGGGAAACCGGCGACATCACGGAAGCAGGCGTTATCGATCGTCTGGTAACGCGCCACGCAATTGGTGGTCTGGTGCATCTGGCCGCGCTTCAGATCCCGTTCTGCCAGGCCGATCCGGTCGCCGGCGCCATGGTCAATGTCGCGGGCACCGTCGCCGTGTTCGAAACGGTGCGCCGCCACGGTCTCAATCACTTCGTCTACGCCAGTTCCGTCGCCGCCCAATCGCGCCCGGGCTTTGACGGGCCCAACACGCTCTATGGCGTCTACAAGCTGGCCGATGAGGGCATCGGCCGTATCTATTGGCAGGACTGGGAGGTCCCAAGCATCGGGATTCGGCCGCACACCGTGTTCGGTCCAGGCCGCGACCAGGGTTTCACCTCGGCGCCGACCAAGGCGATGCTGGCGGCGGCGGCCGGCCAATCGTTTGCGATGCCTTACAATGGCGTCTTGCGCATGCAGCACGTCCACGAGGTTGCCGCCGCCGTTGTTCGCTGTGTCGATCACGCGCCGCAGGGCGCCTTTGTCGGCGACCTCGAGGGGGAGGCGGCGTCCGTCGTCGAGATCGTCGCTGCGGTCCGCGACGTGATGCCCGGCGCGCAGATCACCGTGCCCGACGAGGCCGCCAGTTTTGCCACCGACCAGTCGGACGCTGACCTGCGCGCCATCGTTGGCGATTGGCCGCGCGTGTCGCTGCGCGACGGCACGCGGATGACCATTGAAGCGTTTCAGGATCTGTTGGCGCGCGGCCTTATCGCGCCGCAGCCGGACTGA
- a CDS encoding DNA-3-methyladenine glycosylase I, which yields MLKRAVKRTGGLDRLETQLPKPKSSRQLKAVKDDRYLSQMCLRVFRAGLKHSLVDSKWPAFEEVFHGFQPGRITLMNDEDMEACMGNRALIRHWAKISSVRDNAAAMQRVIKEHGSFGAWLADWPANDIIGLWDTLAKDFSQLGGNSGPYFLRMVGKDTFVLTGDVVQGLVEAKVVTKKPTGKADKRKTQDAFNAWSEETGRPLCQLSRILAFSVG from the coding sequence ATTCTGAAGCGCGCGGTCAAACGCACCGGCGGTCTTGACCGGCTGGAGACGCAACTGCCGAAACCGAAGTCGTCGCGGCAGTTGAAGGCGGTCAAGGACGACCGCTATCTCTCCCAGATGTGCCTGCGCGTTTTCCGCGCGGGTCTCAAGCATTCGCTGGTCGACAGCAAATGGCCGGCCTTCGAGGAAGTCTTCCACGGCTTTCAGCCGGGCCGTATCACGCTGATGAACGATGAAGACATGGAAGCCTGCATGGGCAACCGGGCGCTGATCCGCCATTGGGCCAAGATCAGTTCCGTGCGCGACAACGCCGCGGCCATGCAGAGGGTCATCAAAGAACACGGCAGCTTCGGCGCCTGGCTCGCCGACTGGCCGGCGAACGACATCATTGGCCTGTGGGATACGCTCGCCAAAGACTTTTCGCAGCTCGGCGGCAATTCCGGCCCCTACTTCCTGCGCATGGTTGGCAAGGACACGTTCGTCTTGACCGGCGACGTCGTGCAAGGTTTGGTCGAGGCGAAGGTCGTGACGAAGAAGCCGACCGGCAAGGCCGACAAACGCAAGACCCAGGATGCCTTCAACGCCTGGTCGGAGGAGACCGGCCGGCCACTGTGCCAGCTATCCCGTATCCTCGCCTTTTCCGTCGGCTGA